In a single window of the Sulfurovum riftiae genome:
- a CDS encoding manganese-dependent inorganic pyrophosphatase codes for MATYIFGHTTPDSDSIIGAISLSYLKNQLGEDCVPTRQGEINPETKWILEKFGYEVPELKTSYAGEKVYLIDFMERSQSPKDIDEATILGIVDHHKLGDLTTNAPLEMWVRPVGCSNTIVKQMFDYYDVEIPKDLAGMMMCAILSDTVIFKSPTCTKEDTKACKELAQIAGIEDYKAIGMEMFIVKSNVLGATPRELVTRDFKDFNMGGNIIGVGQLEVVDLSVFDTMKADLLEDMKKMKEEGGRHSVLLLLTDIMQEGSQLLVVSDEPEKIENAFDITLENGQVWLKGVMSRKKQIIPFLEEQF; via the coding sequence ATGGCTACTTATATTTTCGGACATACGACACCGGATTCTGACTCCATTATCGGTGCAATATCGCTTTCATACCTTAAGAACCAGCTTGGTGAGGATTGCGTTCCTACCAGACAGGGTGAGATCAATCCTGAGACGAAATGGATACTCGAGAAGTTCGGTTACGAAGTGCCGGAACTCAAAACCTCTTATGCGGGAGAGAAGGTATACCTCATCGATTTTATGGAGCGTTCACAAAGCCCGAAGGATATTGATGAAGCGACCATTCTCGGGATCGTTGACCATCATAAGCTCGGTGACCTTACAACCAATGCACCACTGGAAATGTGGGTACGTCCTGTAGGATGTTCCAATACCATTGTCAAACAAATGTTCGACTATTATGATGTAGAGATCCCCAAAGATCTTGCAGGAATGATGATGTGTGCCATTTTGAGCGATACGGTCATCTTCAAATCGCCTACCTGTACCAAAGAAGATACCAAAGCATGTAAAGAACTTGCGCAGATCGCAGGTATAGAAGACTATAAAGCGATTGGTATGGAAATGTTCATCGTCAAATCAAATGTGCTCGGTGCCACACCGAGAGAGTTGGTAACAAGGGACTTCAAAGACTTCAATATGGGCGGGAATATCATCGGAGTTGGGCAGCTTGAAGTGGTTGACCTCTCTGTCTTTGATACAATGAAAGCAGACCTCCTGGAAGATATGAAGAAGATGAAAGAGGAGGGTGGGAGACACTCAGTACTGCTTCTGCTTACCGACATCATGCAGGAAGGTTCACAGCTGCTTGTTGTAAGTGATGAACCAGAGAAGATTGAAAATGCCTTCGATATCACACTTGAGAATGGCCAGGTTTGGCTGAAAGGCGTCATGAGCCGTAAAAAACAGATCATTCCCTTTCTTGAAGAGCAGTTTTAA